GCTGAGTCTTTGATGTTGACTTGCAGGAGGCTCAGAGGGAGAACGCGTTCTTGAGGGCGCAGTTTGCAGAGCGCACAGACTCTGTTGTTCTGGAGAAAGCAGAGGCAGAGCGCAGACTCGCGGCAGTTGAGGCTGAGATGCGGCGACTGACCGAGAATCTGAAGGAAGCCTGCGAGAGGCACACGGAGGAGAtgaagaaacaggaagaaagggTTTGTGCTTACCCAACACGTCCTTATTAAGAGTCATGCACACGAGAACCACAATATCGAGACTGAAAACCTTTAAACCCTAATGATGGCCAATGcaatggttgtttttttttatatataaataaaaaccctGCCCAATACTTTGCTCTAGCATGTCCCAGTATTTGATATTAGCTAACAGCAGAGCAAAACACTTGACGTCCTTGAGCCCAAGGACATCAAGTGGGAAGTTGTTGTCTCCCACACAAGAAACAATATGGTGTAGATAAAAATCGGTCAGGGTTAATCACTCGAAGCCTGAAGCACGCTTCCTCTTTTCATTAAACAAACTTCTTTGAAACTAAAAAGTAACAATGGGTTTGTCATTTTCCTTTATTCATCATCAGATGATTGAGAAGGGCTGTAATCAGTATTGAGCGGCACATTTGGGTACCGTAATGTTATCAGATTAAcgtgtgtttatgtttgcagATCCGCAGTCGAGACAAGCACATCAGCAACCTGAAGAAAAAGTGTCAGAAGGAGTCGGAACTGAAGAGGGAGAACCAGCAGCGTATTGAGACTCTTGAGCGCTACCTCGCTGACCTGCCCACCTTGGAGGACTACCAGAACCAGAACAAACAGGTTAGGACACTAAACTTTAACTCCTTTTCGTTTGCTCAGGTGCACATGTGTTAATCATTAAACCTGCtcatgtttgtttgcttttttaaaataagctgTTGGAAGCTGAACATCAGGTAGCAGAGCTAGAAAGGAAAGTAAAAGAACTGGACGACTGTCTGGCGACGACAAACTCGCAGCTGAAGGAGAAAGACTCATACCTGGAGGAGCAGAAACGCAGGGAGAGGGACCTGCTGACCACCATTACTGAGTATGTGTACTCCTCTCTGTAGGCATGTTATTTCTCCTCGCTCtcagtgtaaaaagaaaacctaataaCTGTGCATAATGAGTGTTCTGCGTTATTTTTGTCTTCATCAGTATGCAGCAGCGGGTACAGCAGGGCCTGGAGGATGGAGCCAGACTCCCTTCTCTGGATTTTGAGAAGCTTAGAGGAGAGAACAACAGTTTGAAAGAGGAGCAGCAGAGACTCAAAAAGGTCTGCTTGGTGTGGTCTTACATGTGCAAAGAAGGTTCACCTTTTCAGATCAGGACAGAACACAAAGACAGGATTCAGAGTGTAAATATCACTGGATAAACTAGAATAACTAAGGACTATTTGTATGTAGGTTTATTAAAAAGTAATTTCTATCCCAAAGTAAAGATGCAGAAAGAACCCACTTTGTGCATTGACCTCAGATGACTCCTGAGCTTAGAGGAAGTTCATGTTCAGATGAGTTAGATTTACAGAGAAGTGAGTATTTCTCTGGGAAATGACTGTATTATGTGGTTTACAGCATGTTCTCTGCAGTGTGTACTGAATTTGCTGTGCTCATGTGTGCAAGTTAGATCAATAACATGGAAAATATCCAGCACACGCTGGTCGGTAACGCCTCATTGGTGCTTAAGTTGGTGTTGTTTTAATGCTCATTTCTTCTCTTTGCAGGTTATTGAGAAGCAACACAGGATGATGGAACAGCTTGGATCACAGATCCAGGTGTTTATCTCTTCACAGGGAATCTGAATGAGTGCGTGTTTGCTGTTTCTGTAGCGCGCAAcatttttaaatcctttttttttttttcttttgcaggctTTGGAGGAGCAGATATCTCAGGAAGAAAGCAGCTCTCAGGCTCTCagagaggaggtgctggccaAAGAGCAGAACGTGTTAGAGCTCCACACAGCCATGAAGGAGGTGAGCTATATTAACCACCATCTCCAAAAAAGCACCAACTTTCTCAGTTTCTGTTTAATTTAGAAATCAGACCTCTGAGTCCTCAATAAAGCTCGACAGCTCCTAACACCGATGCCGATCATTGTGTTGTAGCTGTCGACCCAGAACCAGGAACTAATGGAGCAGAATTTGACGCTGCAGGAGCAGATGAGCGATCCAGAGCAAAAGTGCACTAACCAGGCTTCCTCTGTCCTGCAGCCAGCTGGGGCTAATCTCACAAAGAGACTGCATGCTGAGATTGCTTCCTGCCTCAGTGACCTGCGCTCACTGTGCAGCATCCTAACCCAGCGAGCCCAGGGACAAGACCCCAACCTGTCCCTGCTCCTTGGCCTCACTTGTAAGCACTACTCGAGTTTTTATTTCTGACCTTCATCTTTTTCACTGTAGTGTTGAATTTgatgtttaaattaaatgtaatcgAATGAGAACCAATTATGCATTGTTTTTCCAGCACCCCCATCCGTGGCGGAGCACGGCGAGGACTGGATGAATCCTGAGGTGCTGCAGAAGAAGCTGGTCGAAGTCCAGCAGCTCCGGCGCGATGTCGAGGAGCTGCGTAACGTAATACTGGACCGTTACGCTCAGGACATGGGAGAAAACTGCATAACTCAGTAACCTCGACAACCAGCCACGATGGAGGAAACTTGCGGGAACCTCTTCATCTCGGAGGACTCTTAACAGGCTTTTCTTCCACGCTTTGTTCCTGAATGTCAGAGGACTGGACTATAATTTCCTTGAAACGAGGACAAAGGAAAGCCCATATGGTTTAGCTTCTACTTCTCGACTGACTGCATGTCGAGTCTCAAGCCTGCCTGTAGCTCAGAGCCCCCACCTCCCCGCCCCCATCCCATTGAGTTCATCTATTTCAGTCCAAGGGCTAACAGAATATAACTTACCTCTAATACTTGATCCTTAAgcattgtgtgtctgtgtgtttgtgtgcgcacgtgtggggttttttttgtttttataatgatgACGACATGATGCTGTCAGTTACCAAAACAGTCTTATACTTTTTATTCCACTTTGGTGGAAAACTCTTTGTGTAGAGGTCCTGCAAATATtaacttatttaaaatttaatttcccTCCAAAGGGGAATTATCTGAGAAGTAGTTGACAATCAACTGAAAATATTTAACCTttgctttttacttttgcttttttttttttttcttcctttttttaacgACTTTGCAAGGAAATGTTACTAATGCGCCATTTGAAATGGTGAACACTGTAATACTGGACTCTGCTGTGAGGTATGAGGCATAATAACTAAAAGAGGTTTAATACCAAATCAGCTTCTCACACCAACAGGCCTACCGTATACCAAAGAAACACCGGTGGAAGCAGTCGTGCAGGTGTGCGAGCACTCCTCGCTGCTGCAGGCTTCCTCCTGAATGAATTACCAACATGTGCCTTTCTGTCGCGTTTGCAACTTCAATGCTAATTTCATCCCAGACCAACCACAAAGGGCTGATTGCAGCTGACTCTTCCAGTATAACCGTTCACTCAGTGTGTCAACCAGTAGGACAGTCAATACATTCCCTCTGACACTGAATgtagtaggaaaaaaaaaaaacgtgttgcAAAGCTCGAGTTGGCCCTGGTAGATGATTAAAACACGGTGAAAGTCTGAGCGTAGATATAGCGTAGATTTCATGTCGATGACAGCAGACTCGCATTCAAGCCGAGCGGTGAACTGTTTGAGTAAATGTATGAATGAGAAACAGTATTAATCTTCagtattatttattgttattttagggttttttttgtttgcattgaAAACTCGGTGTGAAAGTTTTCTGGGTCTTCCTAACGTGTTGTTGCTGTAATAATGTGCTAACGTGTCTCAGCAAGCATCCACAGTGTGCAAAGGTCCCATGAAGTGTCTGTTAGATTGTATTATTTCTTTGTGGTTTGAGGTGTGATGAGATGGGATGGGATGTTCCTTCAGGCGTTTTGACTGTGgaggtgactgtggaggggTTGGCTGGATCACCCCATAATCACGGGTCACATCGAAGTGAATGGAGTTTTTGTATTTGTCCTGACGGTGAGATAAGCCATTTAaaaggggaaaacaaaaacgaaaaagcATGACACTTTATGGGAAGAGAAAGGgattttaacataaaaatatgCAACAATGACTTTTATTATTCTGAACACCACCCAGGGACACACAagccatttttcatttcatgggACCTTTAAACTTGAGTAGCACAAGATTTCTCTTTGAAAAGTCGGGCTCCGCATGCCTTAACATCTCAAATGTTttgcaaaagggaaaaaatatgtttatattttcataCTTTTGTCCTTGTTTGTATTTGCATATTTTAGAAATAAAGATTTTCGACActtggttttgttttaattggtCTCAgattgcttttatttgtttaacttTGCAGAGAAAGGATGAAAAGACCAGACTGTTCCTGCAGATGtgtcagctgcacattcatAATGAGTCCAGGGAAGAGATTGTCCTTTAAAAGACACAAATTAGGAGATTATGTCctaccaccagcagcctgaaccttaCTTTTATGTTTACTCAGAATTCTGAACGTATCATCCAAGTATTGCAGCAGAaacagactcatcagaccatGCAACATTCTTCCAGTCTTAATCGTAACTTCAGCGTCCTGGTCTCAACTGACAGCAGCCGGTGTGGTCCTCACCTGCTGTAGCCCACCTGCTTAAAGGTTCTGTGTGTTGTGTGctaagagatgctcttctgcatattgTGGATGTAACAAGTTACTGCTCCTTTCCCATAAGCTCTAAGCAGTCATTCTGTTTCTCctatttcacccagagaactgctgctcactgaacgTTGTCTCTGAACTTTAGAGATGGTTGcgtggaaaatcccagcagaccagcccatctggcactaACCGTTCTGATGATCTgtttgaactttagcaggtCAGCTTGAGCATGTCTACATGCACTgaattgctgccatgtgattatcTGATTAGATATTGGTGTTAATGATCTGTGTCCCTGTTAAGATAAGAGCAAAGGTATAAGAAACAAAAGGAATAATGGCTCATTGGGATTTTATTTCAGTGTCATGGGTTTGTGAATGCTTTTGGCCTCACTGTCACAGAACACAGTCGTCATTAATAACATCAGCAACACCTTTACTTCTGCTCACGCTCCGCTCTGCTGTGAACAGCACTGATGTAACAAGATAAAAGTAATTCTTTAATCTTTAACAGCTTTGTTGACGTCGGCCAGTGAAGGATCGGGCTTCCTCTGTCGCAGCAGTAGAGTGGCGTTTGTCACGATTCCACGCGACTGGAGCGTCTGACCATCATCATCATAGTTGCGCTGTGGGAATGCGCTGATGATGTCATAACTGGGCACACCGCCCCTTCTGTAGTGCAGcgacaaacaaacagcaggcTGGGTCACGTGATTGTAAAAGCAGCGGTGCGGTCAGTGCATTGAGATGTGTCCTCACCTGTGTTTGTCCAGGAACCTCCGCAGGTCACCGACTGTTTCCGACGGGGACATTTTCACTATGTAAGTGTGGCTCCCGTCTTCTGACTTCACCTTGAGAGTGATGACATTACAGGCAGGCTGGTAGGCGCTGAAAGCCTGCAGTCTGGTGGCAGCCATGACGCATTATGGTTGTTAGAAAAATGTGGGTGAAAACTGGAGCGTTGCATCACAAACACGGTCACCAGCTGATGGCTGCCCTCATTTTCAGATCAGCACATACAGTAATCTCTACAATCTGGACGATCAGTGGCCAAATCGGGATTTAAGCAGGTCTTACATCAAGTGTGGTGTTCTTAAATTCCTTTAACCCACTTTGtacttgtcatttttttcatgtgGTATTCATTTGGTATGGCAAATGTTTTTAAGCCATGCTTATTTGCACAGCATGAGTTTGTGATGACTGACACCCTCTGGTAAGTCTGTTAACTGGCAGAGACAAATATTTATGctatacacataaaaaataaaagagaacatTTGGTTTACCTCTCAGTACTCGCTTGCAGTGACGGTGTATCTATCAGTATCACTGAACTGCTGCTGTCCACATCAGATGTACCCTGGTAGAAGCACACTGATTATCAGTGCTGTCTTATATATACATGAGGACTTAACCATTAGGCCCTCTATAAAGATTTTCCCAAGTGTTGctaaacagagaaacagtgGAACTGAAATCAGAGATTTGTGCAGGCCTTTAATGACACTAATGACAATTAATGTTGATTTTGGCCTTCTGGAGCCTGGTCTTCACCAGGGGTGACTATGTTTTGGGGCACTGTCGTgattaaagacaaagcaacaaccCAGACACAGGTTTACTGGTGACTGCTTGAGATTTTGCTCCCAAATCTTCACATAtccttttattttgatttcttCCACCTTGAAGAGATTCCCAGTTCCAGACACAACATAATACTGCCACCACTGTGTTTCAATGTGGGGACGTTGTTCTTTGCTTTATATGTCTCTCACTTCTTTCTCCAAACATAAAAAGCATCTCTTTGGCCAAAGAGCTCTAGTTTTGTCTCATCTGATCAAAGCATGTGCTACTAGTATCTAAAATCTTTCTCCAGGTTGTCCTTCAGTGAGTTTGGCATGAAGTTATCTGTTCTGCAGAAGTGGAGTTTTTCTTGTTCTGCAGCTTTGCAGTCCATTCCTGTGCTGGATTCTAGTGATTATCTTCTTTGAGACTATAATTCACGACTCGAGTAAGTCTGAAcggatttcttttgtttttggtagCATGCTTTCTCAGGTGGCAGCTTGAAGTTTTTATAATGTGAGAAAATTGGAAGCTAACTCTCAGTTTCAACTTAGCTTCGAGCATTACAATGTTAAAGCTCATCATTGCACAGCAGTAGTGCCTGCTATGGTTTTTCAGGGAACTAATAATACTGATCCTGgtaatttttgcttttttctgaaATGGTAATAATAGTTGATGCTTTATAAAGAAAACTACAATGTTTACAAATGTTATGTTAAAAAGTCCTTGGTCTGTTTAAAAAAGCACTCGGAAAAATGTTGACGAAGCTTTTAAACTTTGTAGGGTGGCTGGTAATTTTGTCCTCATCTGTATATTTGTACAAACAGATAATTGCTGCTTCTCTACGACTCACCTGCAGCTTTGCCCTCAGCGAGTTCCTGATATCAATCACTCGGCCGGCCTTCACCACCAACTTCGGCAACTTTTTCAGGAACTGATCTGTGGTCAGCTTCTTGCCTTTGAATCAGAAGAAAACATGAGAATGACAGCAAAGTCTCTGAGGATCTGCACCGCGGCTTTGATCAGGGTGACGTTTGCAGAACAGACCGGGGAAGTGAGAACTCAGCGAGCTTGCTGATTCATCTTTGTCCCCACAAACAGCCTGTCCTTTACCAGAAAACGTTTCCCACGGGAGCCTAGAGTTGAATTCCTCGTATCGCCTGTCATGAAGCTGCAAAGAGAATTTTTGTGAAGACAGTCGATTGTtcccaaaaacaaaataagaaaaggaaACTGAGACTCACCTCAAAAGGTACACCATCCGGAAATCTTTCTTGAAGCTCAGATGGAAAATAGCCATCCATTAGATCTTGCATGCACTGCTGCAGGGACCAAGAGTTTACTTTTAACCAAGGAAAGATTCCAGTTTAATATAGActttgattttccttttttagtgTAGCTAACCTGCGTGCTGTGCTCCTGATATGAGCGGAAAGGACCATCAAACATTACAATGCCATTCCTGTAGAGCCTCAGTGGAATGGGATCCTTTTTTGCCAGCTGTGCTCCTGTCGCTGTCATTTGCACAAAAGACTCTCCTTCCCCTAGGAGGACGTTCAGTTCTCTGATCCTCTGCAGCACGAGATCAAAGTTTATGTGGACGCCTCTGCCACCAGAAGTCTCTGCagaagacaacaaaacaaaacaaaaacagcacagcTTTAACATACAAAAGACACGGAGGGATTGCAGGTCTGCAGGACTGGTGGATCTACCTCGCTCTGCAGGATCACCAGAGTCTGTATCTCCCACCCAGATCAAACCATAATCATTCAGAAAGTCCTGCAACAACGACAGCAGCTCAGTGAAACCTCCACACTGATAAAATCACGATCTCATACTTTATGAACACACCTTACTCACCTCCATCTCATGCACTTGATTTTGCAGTTGTTGGCACCGGCTTTCGAGATCATCTCTGCTCCTCGGGTCATGCATGCTTCCTAAATCCACACAATCATGAAAACGCTTTGATCGACTTAACATAAATCAAACTCAAGTCTGTGCCTGCTGTAGGTAATTACCTGACTTCTCCTGAACCCTCAGCTTCTCCTCTAAATCTGAAATCTGTTTATCCTTGGGAGGAATGATGAAACCATAAAGTGaggtttaaatatgtttaaaggATGGCTGGCAGTTTTGGTATTCGTTGAAGGGGTTGCATGCTCACTTTGCGCTCTATCTCCTTTGCATGGCTCCTCACTGTTTTCTCCAGGAGGGTCACTCGCTGCATCATGGCAGACATGAGGTCAAAGTTGGTCGGAGGACACCCTGGAAACCAGCAATTAAGTATTGGAAAAATAAAACGTATAATCATTTTGTATGTGATAAATAAAAGAAGATATATTGACACTGGAATATGAAGCATTGTGTTAAAGCCTACCTTTCTTTAATGGAGCTCCCGTATTTGAGGTGGAGGCTTCGTTGGTTGTAGTGTGAGAGTAATCAGAAGACTCATCGGCCAATTCAGCCTCaaattctaaaaacaaaaagtatcaTGGTTATAAAAGATGTTTTGCTATTTTTTCAACTGGAAAAGTTACCTGATAAACTtatgatcagtttctccagtaaGATATAATTGTTATTATTCGTCAAATGTGAGGATTTGCCGCATTTTGCTCATCACAGTTTAAGTTATTTATGTTGTGGACACATGAATACTGTTAGATCTCCACAcactttaaatcaaacaatcacagTGTGTCTAAAGTGCAGACTTTGAGCTTTAATTTGAAGGGTTTAAAAGGAAAGTAGTTCTAGTTCTAGCTgggatgtatttatttattctgtacTTGTACTTTACTGAATTTGCAGCGCTGCTGGTGATCTGTGAGTGCATCGTTACCTTTCAGCAGATTCCTCCTGAAAGGAACTTTTGATTTGCTCCTGCAGGTCGAAGAAAATTAAGTGTGGCGACATGATTGATACGTTTATTCTGCACAATAAAACTACAGTCCAGTTTCTACCTGTGTGGAGTTAATCACCTACCCTTGGTCTTTGTGAGCGCCCTGCAGAGGAGTGCGTTTGGTTTTCTTTAGCATTGACAAAGGAGAGCTCATTTTAAATCCAAAGCCTGAATATCCCACACTTATTTCTTCTTTGGACTTCTTTCTGTTCAGAGAATGAACTATAACAGAGGTTCAGAGGGATTTCCGGTGTTTTCTCAGTTTGTGTGGAGTCCGTTTCCAATAGCAACAATGTAACGTATTAAGTGAAGTCTGCAGAAGTGCCTGTTTCATCCAGAGGAGGTCGCTCTTTCTGTCCTCactttaaaattattaattCATTTCCAAACTAAGtgattgtagttttttttaatgtgagaagtcataaatatttaatgttttattcatcaTAATAAGATGTATTATGAAATGTAAGCACTGGTGATGTCATGTTGGGAAACTaatgagacagaaaaacaaaacaaaaaagcctttttttcatGAAAGATAAACAAACATTGATGAGTGGTGTTTCCTAAATTTGCCTTTACTATTTAGATGCCGTTAACCATGGATACTCAGAAATTATGACGGCAGCAACTAATCTTTGCCATAACATTTTTTCTTCCCAACTTTGACATACAGACATACcgctcaggcggtagagcaggtcatctactgattggaaggttggtggttcgattcctggcttcccctagtctgcatgccaaatatccttgggcaagatattaaccccaaattgctctccgatgcatccatcggagtgtgaatgtgtgtgaaagtTACTTCGAAAGCACTTAGAACAATAagcttgtgcgaatgggtgtgaatgggtgaatgcacaagttgtgtaaagcgctttgagtgctcagaagagtagaaaagcgctatataagaaccagtccatttaccatttatggtAGAGGTGGGCAGATTGATCAAAATATCGATACCAAAGCTTGTATTGGTATCAGATCAACACTAGCGCATTAGATTGATACTTTTTTGCCCTATCCTCTAAGTTCAGTATGGAGCCCACTGAATTGTATTCAATTTTTtgggagaaaataaaaaataaaaacacattttctgttgaCTGTcacatttattgtatttataacCGATAGTACAGAAGTTGGTCCAAAGCCCTTTAGAGACAGGCACATTTACGTCACagatctccaaaataaaaggttttgttgtgcaaacaaattACTGTGGAAAGTAATTAGTGGTTTAGTGATCATCTGTGCGTTTAATACACATTATTAGTCATATTTAAAGCACATATTCAACTGGATACACAATAAAATAGTACCTTCAGAAGCAATCTAATTACTTGTATAACCTAAGAATAATTCAGTGTCTAAGAATAATTCAGAATTAATAACCACAGTTTTCAGTTTAATACACCAGTTTACGCTTTAATTATGAAACCTGAGCCAAAGGCTTAATCATGTTGACCAGAATCCTCCAAAGTAAGTTTGTTTCAGTATTGTTTACACCATTGTTTCAGTCTCTTAACTACATAAATGCTGTCCATGTTATATTAAGCAATTAAAAACAGGATAGATAATACAGAATACAGATTTCATGCTGTAGcgcctcagcagcagcagggtaaTATGCTTCCCTAATTACATATTTCCAAGACGAATTTGCATGACATACAGCCCACGTGTAACACACGAGGGCTGTGTGCTTGATAGGTTGCTGAAGTATAACACTGATTTCATGGAATTTATTGACGTTGACAGTGAGGTAGTGTTACGACATTAAGACATTAAGGACTTTGATAGATTCCATATCTTCCTGTCAGCCAGAGGACCACAGATGGAAACCTCTCTTGGGGAGACTAGTCAAAATCAGGTACACTTCGCATTTACTAAGTCATAAAATGTGTTTCAACAGTTATTAACAATTAGTCAGGATCAGATTTATTTGCCAAGTAGCAACTACAAGGATGAAAtcaatttaattattattcagAATTTATTTTAGTCTCTCTAAAAATCTATCTTTATCTTCCCTGTCTCCAAGACTGGAACAAGTATTGCATCACTTTGCAGTGATCCTGAAGCATCATCCAACAACACACCAACCGCAGGGGATATGCATCGGTGATCTAAAGAGTGCAACCAGGCAGTATCACTTTATTGcctttctatctatctatctatctatctatctatctatctatctatctatctatctatctatctatctatctatctatctatctatctatctatctatctatctatctatctatctatctatctatctatctatctatctatctattaggggtgcaacgatactcgtatcgatattgaaccgttcgatacagtgctttcggttcggtacgcatatgtatcgaacaatacaaaatttgtaatttattttatcaactttccttctgacgatgctgtctgtgttgagcgctcagtgaatctgcgttcgactactccgcctaggctgcactgtcgagcctaggcggagtagtcgaacaaatatatatatatattcttcctCAGTTCAGCAATCTGTATGTAAGGATCTGGTTCTGTTgatacagaaagagaaaaaagggtgTATAATCATGTGCTACCAGCAAAAACCTCAGCCaacttatttacagtttttctcagtcgctttggtgcgttcctcagaacaccattaacatttgcacagcagttagtgcatttcccaaaacaattagtgcaaactgcaaaacctagtggatagcctgcaaaagcacgtcacatgcacagaattgattatccatacctcaaaagcaagtatccatgtcaatgaaactgtcagtgccatcaaaatgaaaagtcttgacaccatctttatgaacaagatagtcaaatggcattgtcatgtttccactatgacagtttataatctcagtgtttcccattgcaaaaacaattggtgacacctgaaaatgctgacgacagcactatggcctacctgtacagccatctgaaatgtgcagtaaagtcactgtagatgttatgggagtcttgggagtaactgagacactgaatacgtacgtttcacatttccattgtgtagaagtgtttgtaatcctacagaattgtgcaaaagaaaaatatgctacagTCACTTGTTCACTGTAGAATACATGTAAACTTAAAATCACCCATTTGGTAGAGCTGTGCACTAATGTGAACAATAAACAGCACATGTAACAGTACAGTAAATCATTCTGGCACATCCAGACgttcctgtctgtctggccaCATATTTTCATCTACATCACAACAGATGTTATCCCTCGCAATGCAGCGAGGAAAGTATCTCCTGGAGTGGCGAATCCATCCTCTGCAGGACCCTGCTGTGATGTCGTCACATGCTGCATCCATGGCTGCTAGCAGGGCCATTTGCTCATGTGGATGCCGGTCATAAACTTTCCACCTCCAGGCAGAGAAAAACTCCTCTATTGGATTAAGGAATAGGGAATATGGAGGGAGATATTCAACCAGAATTCTGTCATGTGCTGCAAACCACTCTCTGACCAGATGGGAGTGGTGAAAACGGACATTATCCCAGACAACAACATACTTGCTGAGTTGGCCTCCACCTCTCTCATTCTCAGGGACTAGGTCCCTGTAAAGAGTGTCTAAAAATGTCAGGAGATGTTGGGTATTGTATGGACCAAGAAGGGGGATATGGGTGAGGACGCCGTTGTCTGAGATGGCTGCACACATGGTAATATTCCCTCCGCGCTGACCAGGGACTTCAGTGGTTGCCCTCTGTCCAATGCGATTTCTTCCACGCCTTCTGCCTTTGGCCAGATTGAAACCTGCCTCATCAacatacagtttttctcagttgctttggtgcatttctcacaacagaattaaactttgcacaatagTTAGTTCAACCTCCACAACATGTAGTTGTTTTGGCACAACCTTGTGCAAATGCCTTTGGACATGAAGCAGTTGAGTAAGTACAAATATCTAAAGAATGGTCACTTTTGACTTGCTATTCATCACTATCTCCTTGCTTTTATCATGAATGTCACAATTATTTATACTTGTACCGGCTTAATAGTCATTGTCCTCACAACTAATAGTCTTCATTTCATTGCTTGTGTCAGTGCACTCAAAATTGTTGAACATCTTGTCAAACAATTTGTACACCCATTTTGAAAACCCTATTTTTAAGGAGTTTCCATGAAAATCTCCATAAattacttttctctttttttttttttttttttttctaaatgacatcagaaacagcagtatgcgacattacgtgatggcagagcttcagttcatcctttgtctttttttttttttttttttttttttttaataaataggacagggggaatgaatgagagagagagggggagagaaagaaaga
The DNA window shown above is from Astatotilapia calliptera chromosome 11, fAstCal1.2, whole genome shotgun sequence and carries:
- the cep85 gene encoding centrosomal protein of 85 kDa isoform X3; the encoded protein is MPSTAGAPASKPQSCVQEDCLSSAAGHRSSSGSRTPSGTTSKSSSLSKSASSPNLDAEVGVGGDPVGVKPDCLSRYRSLVNGLDHSLFPTDHTRLDEGHRFDTPAVEPTLNQSAILGGLCPDMRLRLQTGIRDTPDYVSEAYRGSLEHSYKVLPEARPGVPGTAEASNQRGGQPGVAGSAGVYTSPLSLQTQALLREHAGSKGYEPLRQDRCSELPSWQQQQQHKQLESLRLQMEQMQLMGGGMGQYPPLYSTPVHSESGKWDALVKASESLLKEKELIIERQKQHMAQLEQRLRESELQVHGALLGRGASYGDMYMLRLQEAQRENAFLRAQFAERTDSVVLEKAEAERRLAAVEAEMRRLTENLKEACERHTEEMKKQEERIRSRDKHISNLKKKCQKESELKRENQQRIETLERYLADLPTLEDYQNQNKQLLEAEHQVAELERKVKELDDCLATTNSQLKEKDSYLEEQKRRERDLLTTITDMQQRVQQGLEDGARLPSLDFEKLRGENNSLKEEQQRLKKVIEKQHRMMEQLGSQIQALEEQISQEESSSQALREEVLAKEQNVLELHTAMKELSTQNQELMEQNLTLQEQMSDPEQKCTNQASSVLQPAGANLTKRLHAEIASCLSDLRSLCSILTQRAQGQDPNLSLLLGLTSPPSVAEHGEDWMNPEVLQKKLVEVQQLRRDVEELRNVILDRYAQDMGENCITQ